The Bos javanicus breed banteng chromosome 21, ARS-OSU_banteng_1.0, whole genome shotgun sequence genome includes a region encoding these proteins:
- the NDUFB1 gene encoding NADH dehydrogenase [ubiquinone] 1 beta subcomplex subunit 1, with protein sequence MMNLLQVVRDHWVHVLVPMGFVFGYYLDRKNDEKLTAFRNKSLLYKRELKPNEEVTWK encoded by the exons ATGATGAACTTACTTCAGGTTGTGCGTGACCACTGGGTACATGTACTTGTCCCTATGGGATTTGTCTTTGGATATTATCTGGACAGAAAGAATGATGAAAAGCTAACTGCCTTCCGGAACAAGAGTCTGTTATATAAAAG GGAATTGAAACCTAATGAAGAAGTCACCTGGAAGTAA